GAGGTCGCGTGGGTGTGCAGGCAGCAAAAAAAAGCCGCTCTTGAGAGCGGCTTTTTAGTGGAGTCGTTTAGCTGTTTTCCACTTCAGGTGGAATCAGGTTGCGCTCGTAGCGCTGTACGTAGTCTTCAAAGGACTCCTGATCCTGGGCCTCGATATCAATTTGGGCTTGCAGAGAATCTTTGGCCTGTTGTTCGAAAGCAGCTTGCTTGTCGGCAGGCAAAGGGTGGGCCAACAAGGTTTCATGATGTTCGCGGCTGCGTTGCAAGGCGTAGTCGTGAAAGCTCAAACCCGTGTCGCGCAAGCGGCTCAGCAGCTGGGCTGACGGCGTCAGCTCGGGGTTCTCCAGCTTGCGGATTTGGGCTTGCACGGCTTCGGTGTGACCTTGGGTATTCAGGGCCTGATCCAGCATGTGTGCGTAAGGCAGCAGAGATTCCAGGATCTCGTGGCCCCAGTCCTGCAGCTTGACGCTTTGTTTTTGCTGATTGGTCAGCATCAGGCCGGGGCGGCGGCCTTCGCGCACAACGGTTGCAAAGTTGTTCTTGCTGTCCTGGCAGTAGCCACCGTCCGGGAAGAAGGGGCTGTCTTGTATGGTACAGAACAGCAGGAACGTATCCAGGAAGCGGCAGGTTTGCTCGGAGATACCGGTGGGCGACTCAGGGTCGATATCCAGGCAGCGTACTTCGATATATTCCACACCGCGCTGAGCCAGGGCGGTAGCCGGGCGTTCGCTACGCTGCGTCGTGCGCTTGGGACGAATGCTGGAGTAGTACTCGTTTTCAATCTGCAGAATATGGGTGTTGAGCTGAATCCACTCGCCATCGCGGTGGGTACCCAGCTTTTCGTAGTCCGGCCAAGAGGTCACGGCAGCGTGATACATGCGCATCACAAAGGTGTCCAGGTCGTTGTAGCAAAGCTGAAGCTCGGCCTGGGCTTCCTTGTTGTGATAGCCCAGATCGCTCATGCGCAGACTGGTCGCCCAGGGCATGGTCAGCGTGTCCTCGTCGATCTTGTCCAGATTGTTGTTGCGACCTTGCAGGAAGTTCGCATCCAGCACGGGCGAGGCACCAAACAGGTACATCAGCAGCCAGGAGTAGCGCGTGAAGTTGCGGATCAGCGCCAGATACCCGTTGGAGCGCTGGTCTTGCAGATTGTCGCCACAGACATTCAACAAGGGCCAGATGCCATCCGGCAGGGAAAAGTTGTAGTGCACGCCGGCGATACATTGCATGGGTTTGCCATAGCGCTCGGCCAGGCCACGGCGGTACACATGCTTGAGCATGCCGGTGTTGGACTTGCCGTACCAGGCAATGGCAATGTCCTTTTCGGCGGGCAGGAGCGCGGGCATGGACTGGTTCCAGATAATTTCCTGGTCCAGCTTGCTGGCTACAAAGGTATGGATGTCGCTTAACTCCTGCAACACGTCCTCGACCCGGGCTCGTGGCTCGGTAATCAGCTCCAGCAGGGCTTCGGCGTAGTCGGTGGTGATGTGGCCGTTGGTCAGGGCCGACCCGATAGCTTGCGGGTGGGGAGTGTTTGCCAATTGGCCCAGCGCATCGACGCGCAGTCCTTCTTTTTCGATGCCACGCAAGATCCCTTTCAAAATCTCGGGATTCTGTTGCAGGGCAAGGCGGCGTTCGTGGCTGGTGTTCATGGTGGTGTTTCCCACTTTCGAAATCGGGTGCAAGATACGGGACTGTTCAAAGGGGCCTGGCCCCGTCTATAAATAGTAGTCCGACCACACTTGCTTTGTTAAGTTGCGCCAAAAGGCGTATCGGGCAGGGCGAGTATAAGGCGGCTGTTCAGCCAGCCGATGAAAAGCATGAAACGGGATATGGGATTAGCACCATGATGATCAGGCGCATTATCGCGATACTGGTGGCCTTCTTGACCTTGGCTGCCTGCAGTCCGGAGTTTAACTGGCGCAAGGTCCAGCTTGAGCAAACCGGCTTGTCGGCCATGTTGCCTGGCAAGCCCACCACCAGCCACCGAATGTTGGATTTCGAGCAGCATCAACTGGATTTTTACCTGACTACTGCCACGGCCGGCGGGCAAAGCTATACCGTGGGCCACGTGATTTTGCCCACGGAACTGCAACAGGACGAGGCTGCCCGCCAACGGCTGTATGAAGCGCTGCATGAGTCCCTGCGCGGGAAATTCATACCGGATGGACAGGTCAGCGAGCAAAGCCAGATACAACTTCCTCCACCAGGCCAGGTCTTTTTCATGACGCGTGATGTGGGCGGCGTGGCCTTGCGCCTGGAGGCCATGATACGCATGGAGCCGGGCTGGCTGGTGCAGGGCTTTGTTATGACGGATTCCGGGAAGGCCCCGGACGCGGCTCAGGCGAAGGTTTTCTTTGACGGCTTAGCTCGCTAGCCGGATCGCCACTGATCAGGTGCTGTTGCAGGGCCAGGGTAATGGCAGCTTGGCGGCTATAGACTCCAAGCTTGGCGTAGGCGTTCTGGAAGTGAAAGTTGATCGTGCGTTCAGTAATGCCCAGGATGATGCTGATTTCCCAGCTGGTCTTGCCATGGGCAGCCCAGTTCAGGCAGGACTGCTCGCGTGAAGTTAGATGCGTCACGGTAAAGCCATTCCTCATGCATTCGTGGTAGACGTCGGGCCAATGTACTCAAATTTAGCTTAGCTGGCAGACAGATGTGCACGAAAATAATGATGTAAATCAAAGCATTGTATTTTTTCTGACGTTACCTTTGCCCAGAGTTCTGAATCGATCCCGGCTGGTCGATTTGGACGCCGCGCCGCAGCGATGCTAGAATTTTGTCTTATACGTTTTGCGCCGATTTGCCTGATCCGCTTGCGGGCGCTCCATAAATCCAGCTAAAGAGGTCCTGATGGCCACTGATTCCGTCCCTAGCGCCGACGCTGGCGCCCTTAGCCCATCCTGCGGTTTGATCCCCGAAGGTTCCGTGGGCCCTGTACAAGCCGAACTCATCGCCTTTGACGAACCCCTGCATCTGCGCAGCGGGCAAGTGCTGCCCAGCTACGAGCTGGCAGTCGAAACCTACGGCACCCTTAACGAAGAACGCAGCAATGCGGTATTGGTGTGCCATGCGCTCAATGCCTCGCACCACGTTGCCGGTTATTACGACGACGATCCCAAAAGCACTGGCTGGTGGGACAATATGGTCGGCCCCGGCAAAGCGGTGGATACCGATCGCTTCTTTGTTATTGGCGTCAACAATATCGGCTCCTGCTTTGGCTCTACCGGCCCGTCCAGCATCAATCCCGCCACTGGCAAACCCTGGGGTTCCGAGTTTCCCGTTCTGACGGTAGAAGACTGGGTGCGTGCCCAGGCCCGTCTGGCTGATTACTTTGGTATCCGCAAGTTTGCGGCCGTCATGGGCGGTTCCTTGGGGGGCATGCAGGCCCTGAGCTGGGCCATCAGCTGCCCGGAGCGCGTGGAAAACTGCGTGGTCATTGCCAGTACCCCGCGTCTGTCGGCCCAGAACATTGCTTTCAACGAAGTGGCCCGCAGCGCCATTTTGTCCGACCCGCAGTTTCACGGTGGTAATTATTACGAGCACGGCGTGGTCCCCAAGGCTGGCCTGGGCGTGGCTCGCATGGTGGGCCATATCACCTACCTGTCCGATACTGTCATGGCGGAAAAGTTTGGCCGCAATCAGCGCGCCCCAGCCCAAGGCGGTGAGTACCACTACAACTACGGGGTGGAATTCGAGGTCGAATCCTATTTGCGTTATCAAGGCGAGAAGTTCTCGCGTTATTTTGACGCCAATACCTACCTGATCATCACCCGTGCGCTGGATTACTTTGATCCTTCGCGTCAGTACCAGGGGGATCTGGTCAAGGCGCTGGAAAAGGTGCAGGCCAAATTCCTGTTGGTGTCCTTCACGACAGACTGGCGTTTCTCGCCCGAGCGTTCGCGCGAAATCGTGCAGGCCTTGCTGCGCAACCAGCGTCAGGTAACCTATGCCGAAATCGATGCGCCGCACGGGCACGACGCTTTCTTGCTGGAAGACCCTCGTTACCATGCCGTTGTGCAGGGATACTATGACCAGATCGCCACTAATTTGGGCTTGCCTGCGCGCACGCGTACTACAGGGGTGCTGGCAGAATGACTAAGCTGCAAACACAGGTGGATGACGCCATGTTAAGACCGGATTTGCTGCGCATTGCGCAGTGGATTGAGCCAGGTTCGCGTGTGCTGGATCTGGGCTGTAACGATGGCACCTTGCTGGCGCACCTGCGTGATACACGCCGGGTTGTCGGCACGGGTGTGGAGCTGAATGATCAGTTCGTGATCGCTTCGGTGCGCCGTGGCGTCAATGTCATTCAACAGGACTTGGAAAAAGGCCTGGCGCTGTTCAGCGACCAGCAATTTGATACCGTCGTCCTGTCCAAAACCCTGCAGTCCATGCACCATACCGAGCACATCCTGCGCGAGATGGCGCGAGTGGCGCGGTATGGTATCGTCTCGTTTCCTAACTTCGGTTATTGGCCACATGGCTGGAGCATCTTGCGCGGACGCATGCCGGTCACGGGCGAAATGCCTTATCAGTGGTACAACACGCCCAACATCCATTTGTGCACCATGAAAGACTTTCAGGATCTGGCCCAGGCGGTGGGCGTACGTATTCTTGATCGTGCGGCATTCAATGGTCGCGACACGGTGCGCTTTTTGCCGGGCTGGCGCAGTACCTTGGCCATGTATCGTTTCGAGTCTCCCCATTTTCTTGCTGCTTAGCGCTAATAAGGCCTGACGTGTCACGTGTCTATACCAGTCCCCGAGTCTTGCCTTTGCTGATTCTGGGGTTCGCCAGCGGCCTGCCTCTGGCCCTGGTTTCAGGCACTTTGCAGGCCTGGGCAACCGTTGAAAATGTTTCGCTGACCGAGATCGGTTTCCTGACCCTGGTTGGCTCGGCTTATACGCTGAAATTTCTGTGGGCCCCCCTGATTGATCGCTATGCGCCGCCTTTTATGGGGCGTAGACGCGGCTGGATACTGGTCACCCAATTGCTGCTGGCCGCCTCGATTGCGGCCATGGGTCTGTTTTCTCCTTCCGTGAATTTGACTGCGCTGGCCTTGCTGGCCGTGTGGGTAGCCTTTTTGTCGGCCACGCAGGACATTGCCTTTGATGCGTATTGCACTGATGTGCTGCAAGCGCAGGAACGGGCGGCAGGGGCGGCGGTCAAGGTCATGGGTTATCGCATTGCCATGATTGTGTCTGGTGGTTTGGCCCTGATTCTGGCCGACCGCTGGCTGGGCTGGTCCAACACCTATTTCCTGATGGGTGGCTTCATGGCGCTGTGCGCACTGGTGACCTTGATTTCACCGGACCCACAGGAGCAAAGCCGCCCACCGCGCAGCTTGTCTGAGGCGGTGGTAGCGCCGTTGGCAGATTTTTTCTCGCGCCCCGGTGCCTGGAGTATTCTGGCGCTGATCGTGCTCTACAAGCTGGGCGATGCCTTTGCGGGAGCCTTGTCCACCACCTTTCTGATTCGGGCTGCCGGTTTTACCTTGTCCGAGGTCGGCACGATCAACAAGGTGTTCGGCCTGGCCGCCACCGTAGTTGGAGCCTTGATGGGCGGGGCGATCATGGCTCGCCTGGGTTTGTATCGTGCCTTGATGATTTTTGGTGTTTTGCAGGCCGTCTCCAACCTGGGTTACTGGCTGATTGCGATTGAAACTTCGCCATCCATGTGGCTGATGGGCAGTGTGGTCGGTCTGGAAAACCTGTGTGGTGGCTTGGGTACAGCGGCTTTTGTCGCTTTGTTGATGGCCTTGTGCAATCGAACTTATTCCGCCACTCAATTTGCGTTGCTGTCGGCCTTGTCGGCAGTGGGACGCACCTATCTGGCCGGGCCCTTGACGCCTGTGCTGGTCGAATCCCTGGGCTGGCCGGGCTTTTTTATTTGTACCGTCTTTATTGCTGTGCCTGGCTTGCTGATGCTGCGTTGTTATCGGGGCCTTATTCAACAGCTTGATGCTTGAAAAATATCATGCTCTTACTTGTTCTCTACATTATTGCCATCACCGCAGAAGCCATGACTGCGGCGCTGGCCGCTGGCCGTCGCGATATGGACTGGGTGGGCGTCTGTACCATCGCCTGCGTCACTGCCCTGGGCGGCGGCTCGGTGCGGGACGTGCTCCTGGGGCATTACCCGCTGACCTGGGTGCAGCATCCTGAATACCTGTGGATCACGGCGGGTGCGGCCATTCTGACGGCTTTGATCGCCCCTATCATGCGGCGCTTGCACAGTCTGTTCCTGCTGCTCGATGCCATGGGGCTGGTGGTCTTTACTGTGATTGGCTGTCAGATTGCGCTGGAGATGAAGTTGCCCATTACAGTGGTGCTGCTCAGCGGCATGATTACCGGCTGTGCCGGTGGCGTCTTGCGCGACATCTTGTGTAATGACATCCCCTTGCTGCTGCGCAAGGAGATGTATGCCAGCGTTTCCATGCTGACCGGTGCTTTGTATCTGGGTGCCCAGCACCTGGATTGGCACCCGTATGTAACCCTGCTGGGCCCCATGATTATCGGCTTGAGTTTCCGTATGCTGGCTCTGCACCGCAATTGGCAGATGCCCCGCTTCGTCTATCGTGACGAGTGGCGCTAGAGCCAGCCTGTCCTGCCTTGTCAGGCCACGCCTAACCAGCGCAGCACAATCGGAACAAAGGGCACCAGCACTGCGGTCATGATCCCGTTCAGGCTCAGGCCTATGGCGGAGAAGGCTCCAATCGTTTCATGAACCTGCAAGGCACGGGCGGTGCCAATGGCGTGCGCCGTTACTCCCACCGCAAAGCCCCGCGCTTCGGGGCGATCAATACGCAGCAAGTTCAGCAGAGGGCGCGCCATGATGGTGCCCGCAATCCCGGTAATGGCAACCGCCACCGCGGCCAGGGAAGGCTGCCCGTTAAATTGCTCTGCCAAAGCCATGGCAATCGGCATGGTAGCCGAGCGTGGCGCGACCGACATGATGGTTTCAGCCGAGCCACCCAAGGCCCAGGCAATCAGCACCGTACTGAAAATAGCGGTAACCGAGCCAATCAGCAAGGCAATGGTCAGCGGCTTCCAGATCTTGCGCAACTGACGCAGCTGGCTATAGAGCGGCACCGCCAGGGCAACCGTGGCCGGTCCAATCAGAAAGTGAATGAACTTGGCCCCTTCAAAATAGACGGGGTACGGTGTGCGGGTCAGCAAGAGCAGGGACACAATCACAATGACCGAGACCAGAATCGGCAGCAAAAAGGGGCTGCTGCCCGACTTGCGATACATCCAGACCGAACCTGCGTAGACCGAGCAGGTCAGGGTCAGCCACAGCAGGGGGGAACTGGCCAGAAAGACCCAGATTTGAAAAAGTCCGTCCGTCATTATTCTTCTTCCTGGCGGTTTTTAAGCAGACGATTGAGCACCAGGGCGGTGACCACCATGGTAATGACGGTGCCGCCCAAGGTGGCAATCAGAAAGGGCTGCCATTCATCGGCCACCCGATCAAAATACAACATCACGCCGGTGACAGCGGGGATGAACAGCAGCATCAGGTTTTGCAGCATGACACTGGCCGTGCTCTCCAAAGAGCTGGGCACGCCGCCGCGAATCAGCAAGGCAGCAGTCAGAAGCAGCATGCCTGCCAAAGGGCCTGGCAGTGGCAAGGACAGAGTCTGCACCAGAATTTCGCCTAGTAACTGAAAGGCGAAAAGGGCAGTAATCGCGTAGATCATGAGAGTTTCCGTAAAGGCACGAAAACGCCAGGCGGCGGGCCTGGCGCGGGTGAAAATCGGGCTAAGGGTGCTAGTGTGCCATACAAGGCAGCCAGGCTGTAAGCGTGCTGCTTATATCGAATTGCCTATAGTAAGTGGCCTGCATCAATGCTTGGCGGGGCTGGTGTTAGCGCCTGTCCAGGCTTGAACGTCGATTTCCACGTCCACACCATCTACCAGTTTGGCTTGTACCAGAGAGCGCGCCGGGAAGTTGCTGCCCAGCCGTTCTTTATAGGTTTTGTTGAACTGGTCGTACAAGGCAATATCAGACAGGTAGACCGTGGCTTTGACGACATGGCTGAAGTCTGCGCCTGCCAGTTTCAGAGTCTCTTCAATCCGGTCCAGTGCGGCATTGGTCTGATCCTCAATGCTGCTGCGTACGATCTCGCCTTTCTCGTTCAATGGAATCTGTCCGGACAGGAACAAAAAGTCCCCGGCCTGTACGGCGCGGGAGAATGGCATGTCCGAGTTGCCCAGAAAGCGTTTGATCGCAGTCGGCTCTGCGGTTTTTTCAGTATTGGCTGCGTAGGCGGTGCTGCTGATGCCCAGGCCTAAGATAGAACAAGCCAGCAAAGTGTGACGGGCCGAAGAAAAAAAACGCATCAGAATTCTCCTTGGACTAGGGAAATTCAGTGTGCCATAGCCGGGGCTGGGTAGCGTTAATTTGTGTGACGGCCCGTCGGCCTCAAGGCGGCTTAGGCGCGATCGCCCAGCCAGGCCTGCACTTCGATTTCTACGTCCACGTTCTTGGCCAGCTTGGCTTCAACCAGCGAGCGGGTAGGCAGGGTGTCACCAAAGCGCTCGGCATAGACTTTGTTGAAGTCGGCAAACAAGGCCATATCCGACAGCCAGACCGTGGCTTTGACGACATCAGCCAGGGTGGCGTCAGCCAGAGCCAGGCCTTCGATCAGGCGATCAAACACGGCGTGGGTCTGATCCTGGATGGAACCGCGCACCACTTCACCTTGGGCGTCGTAAGGAATCTGGCCGGACAAGAACAGAAAGCCGCCAGCCATGGTGGCACGCGAGAAGGGCAGTGGCAGTGGGCTGGTAATACGGCGGATACCGGACATGGAGTACTCCTGATAGGGATGGTGGAAAATTCGGACTAGGCAGCAATGCGCGTTTATTCGCGTCTCTTGCCTACAATAAGGCGTCACTATACAACTTCAAATGAGGAGCGAGACGACGTGAGCAAGGAAATTTTGCAACGCCTGGACCAACTAAGCCAGGCCGCGCTGGCCAGCGGTGACTTGTTGCCCGTGCAAGCTCAGGAAGAGCTGATGCAGGATCAAGGGCTGACATTTTTTGTGCGTTGGGTATCCACTCTGGCGGCCAAGGATGCCGCCAGCGTCTCGATTCCAGGTGGACCGCGCGACCCCAACTTCAATCCTTTCTTGCCGCCGGCCCCTGCCTTGACGGTGGCTGATGCCAGCAGCACGCACAATATTGTGCTGAACAAGTTTGCTGTCTGTGATCTGCATCTGGTTCTGGCTGACAAGGTGTTCTCCGAACAGCTCAGCCCGCTACGCGATATTGATTTCCGGATTCTGGCCGACTTTCTGACACTGCAAGGCGGCCTGGGCTTTTATAACGGGGGAGGCCCGGCAGGGGCCAGCCAGCGCCACAAACATACGCAGTGGATTCCGCAAGCAGACCGCAATGGTTCGCTGGCCCTTTATCAGGACAAGCTGCCTGCGCAGGCAGCGGCGGGCAGTGTGCATCACCATCCCGCGCTGGCCTTCGAGCATTGCTTTGTTCGTTTGGTGGATACGTCCGACCCTGTGGCCTTGAGTGACAGTCTTTTAAGTTCTTACCGCCGAGCCTGCAATGAATTGCGACTGGCCCCTGGAGAGGATGGCCTGTTGGCAGCCCATAATATGTTGGCCGGCCAGGGTTGGTTGTTGGTGGTGCCACGCAGTGTGGAGTTGGTCGATGGGATTTCAGTCAATGCACTGTCGTATGCTGGCTGCATTTATGTGCGCACTCCCGAGCAAATCGACCTGGTACGCCAGATCGGCCCATTGGGCGTTCTGGCTCGAGCGGGCTATGCCAGAAACGAATGATCCTTGGGTTTTACCCTGCTTTACATGATGAACCCCGCTGCGGCGGGGTTTTTATTTGTGTATTTTCGTATTGTTTGGAAGCTTCATTTACCGAATTGAAACAAAAGACAAATATTTGAATGTAATAAAGCCAGATTTTCGGTTTATTGCGGTTTGGGACGACGTTTAATGGGTTTAAAAGGAAATGATTTGAAATAATGTAACTTTTATTATGGAAATAAATAGAAATATGGAGTGTAGGAAAATTGGAGCGTTAATGTATAAGCGAAATTAATTATTAGAATTACCGTCAGCTTGAAACTACACAAATTGGTCTGTCTTCATAGGTGGATCGCTTATGTGTGTCTCGTCTGAAGCACATATTTTGTTTATTGCTCCAGAACCTGCAGGGGTAGCGGATTTATTAGTTTTGTTACGCACCAGTTTCGCCCGTATCAGCTTTGCGCTGGATGCCCAGCAGGGGCTGGCGCGCTGCCAGTCCTTGCTACCCGATTGTGTGTTGAGTGAGTACCACTTGCCCCGATTGCGGGGTGATACGTTTATGCGAATGTTGCGTTCCAATCCCCAAACAGCCTCTATCCCGGTGGTGTTCATGTCAACGGTGCCCTGTGCGGATAGTCAGCTTATGGCCCTGCGTAGCGGAGCTCGCGATTTCATTGCCTACCAAACAAATATGCAATTAGTGGTGGAGCGAATTCGTTTGCATCTGGGATTGAAAGAAGTGGAGTCAGATAGAGAGGATGTCAGCCAGGCTAGGGAGTGGGGCCGATTTACCAGGCCATCTTTGCAGCATCTCCTGGTGGATGCGGTCCAGCAATATGTGCGGGACAACCTGTCGGATTGCTTGACGGCCGAAAGCCTGGCGGAGATGTTCGGGACCACAGGACGCCGTCTTAATGAGCTCTTCAAGGGCGGTTTCGGCTTGACAGTGCATGACTTTGTGCGCTCCAGTCGAATGCGCTATGCCATGCACCTGCTCAGACAAACGGATATGGCTGTAACCAATGTGGCGGTGGAGTCCGGGTAGGTGAATCCGGCCAACTTTGCCACCGCCTTTCGTCAGTACAGCGGCCTGTCTCCGTCGGTTTACAGACAGCGCAACGGTACTAATATTTAAAACGAAAATGAAATAAGTAATTTAATAAAATGTTGTTTTGCAGTGATTCAAATGGCTTCTGTAGAAATTCAAAAGTAATTATTAAAAAACGGTAAGAAAATAAAACGATCCGAATAGGAATGAGGGTTCGGTAAGGCTTTCCTGAACAACAAATTCAAATTATCACCGTGACGTGGTGAGGGGATTTGTTGCGCCTGAAAACTCTGTTACGTCAGCGCGGGAGAAGGGTGATCCGGAAAGGCTAATGGCTAATTTTTTTTGTAAGCGAAGAGACCATGAACAGAATCTACAAGTCGGTTTGGAACGAGCAAACTGCAACATTTGTGGCAGTTGCGGAAAACACCAAGGCACGCGGCAAACGCAGTTCAGGGGGCGCTTGCGCCAGCCAGACGGTGCTGGAATGGTTGCAGGGATTGCGTTTGCGGACGGTGGCGCTGGCCTTGCTGAGTGCGGGTGTCGTGAC
This genomic window from Alcaligenes faecalis contains:
- the metW gene encoding methionine biosynthesis protein MetW, producing MTKLQTQVDDAMLRPDLLRIAQWIEPGSRVLDLGCNDGTLLAHLRDTRRVVGTGVELNDQFVIASVRRGVNVIQQDLEKGLALFSDQQFDTVVLSKTLQSMHHTEHILREMARVARYGIVSFPNFGYWPHGWSILRGRMPVTGEMPYQWYNTPNIHLCTMKDFQDLAQAVGVRILDRAAFNGRDTVRFLPGWRSTLAMYRFESPHFLAA
- a CDS encoding RidA family protein; this translates as MSGIRRITSPLPLPFSRATMAGGFLFLSGQIPYDAQGEVVRGSIQDQTHAVFDRLIEGLALADATLADVVKATVWLSDMALFADFNKVYAERFGDTLPTRSLVEAKLAKNVDVEIEVQAWLGDRA
- a CDS encoding CidA/LrgA family protein, which gives rise to MIYAITALFAFQLLGEILVQTLSLPLPGPLAGMLLLTAALLIRGGVPSSLESTASVMLQNLMLLFIPAVTGVMLYFDRVADEWQPFLIATLGGTVITMVVTALVLNRLLKNRQEEE
- the metX gene encoding homoserine O-succinyltransferase MetX, with the translated sequence MATDSVPSADAGALSPSCGLIPEGSVGPVQAELIAFDEPLHLRSGQVLPSYELAVETYGTLNEERSNAVLVCHALNASHHVAGYYDDDPKSTGWWDNMVGPGKAVDTDRFFVIGVNNIGSCFGSTGPSSINPATGKPWGSEFPVLTVEDWVRAQARLADYFGIRKFAAVMGGSLGGMQALSWAISCPERVENCVVIASTPRLSAQNIAFNEVARSAILSDPQFHGGNYYEHGVVPKAGLGVARMVGHITYLSDTVMAEKFGRNQRAPAQGGEYHYNYGVEFEVESYLRYQGEKFSRYFDANTYLIITRALDYFDPSRQYQGDLVKALEKVQAKFLLVSFTTDWRFSPERSREIVQALLRNQRQVTYAEIDAPHGHDAFLLEDPRYHAVVQGYYDQIATNLGLPARTRTTGVLAE
- a CDS encoding trimeric intracellular cation channel family protein, which codes for MLLLVLYIIAITAEAMTAALAAGRRDMDWVGVCTIACVTALGGGSVRDVLLGHYPLTWVQHPEYLWITAGAAILTALIAPIMRRLHSLFLLLDAMGLVVFTVIGCQIALEMKLPITVVLLSGMITGCAGGVLRDILCNDIPLLLRKEMYASVSMLTGALYLGAQHLDWHPYVTLLGPMIIGLSFRMLALHRNWQMPRFVYRDEWR
- a CDS encoding RidA family protein, whose product is MRFFSSARHTLLACSILGLGISSTAYAANTEKTAEPTAIKRFLGNSDMPFSRAVQAGDFLFLSGQIPLNEKGEIVRSSIEDQTNAALDRIEETLKLAGADFSHVVKATVYLSDIALYDQFNKTYKERLGSNFPARSLVQAKLVDGVDVEIDVQAWTGANTSPAKH
- a CDS encoding LrgB family protein, producing MTDGLFQIWVFLASSPLLWLTLTCSVYAGSVWMYRKSGSSPFLLPILVSVIVIVSLLLLTRTPYPVYFEGAKFIHFLIGPATVALAVPLYSQLRQLRKIWKPLTIALLIGSVTAIFSTVLIAWALGGSAETIMSVAPRSATMPIAMALAEQFNGQPSLAAVAVAITGIAGTIMARPLLNLLRIDRPEARGFAVGVTAHAIGTARALQVHETIGAFSAIGLSLNGIMTAVLVPFVPIVLRWLGVA
- a CDS encoding DNA-binding response regulator; amino-acid sequence: MCVSSEAHILFIAPEPAGVADLLVLLRTSFARISFALDAQQGLARCQSLLPDCVLSEYHLPRLRGDTFMRMLRSNPQTASIPVVFMSTVPCADSQLMALRSGARDFIAYQTNMQLVVERIRLHLGLKEVESDREDVSQAREWGRFTRPSLQHLLVDAVQQYVRDNLSDCLTAESLAEMFGTTGRRLNELFKGGFGLTVHDFVRSSRMRYAMHLLRQTDMAVTNVAVESG
- a CDS encoding response regulator transcription factor, with protein sequence MTHLTSREQSCLNWAAHGKTSWEISIILGITERTINFHFQNAYAKLGVYSRQAAITLALQQHLISGDPASELSRQRKPSPEPRPGPSRNPS
- the gshA gene encoding glutamate--cysteine ligase, with the protein product MNTSHERRLALQQNPEILKGILRGIEKEGLRVDALGQLANTPHPQAIGSALTNGHITTDYAEALLELITEPRARVEDVLQELSDIHTFVASKLDQEIIWNQSMPALLPAEKDIAIAWYGKSNTGMLKHVYRRGLAERYGKPMQCIAGVHYNFSLPDGIWPLLNVCGDNLQDQRSNGYLALIRNFTRYSWLLMYLFGASPVLDANFLQGRNNNLDKIDEDTLTMPWATSLRMSDLGYHNKEAQAELQLCYNDLDTFVMRMYHAAVTSWPDYEKLGTHRDGEWIQLNTHILQIENEYYSSIRPKRTTQRSERPATALAQRGVEYIEVRCLDIDPESPTGISEQTCRFLDTFLLFCTIQDSPFFPDGGYCQDSKNNFATVVREGRRPGLMLTNQQKQSVKLQDWGHEILESLLPYAHMLDQALNTQGHTEAVQAQIRKLENPELTPSAQLLSRLRDTGLSFHDYALQRSREHHETLLAHPLPADKQAAFEQQAKDSLQAQIDIEAQDQESFEDYVQRYERNLIPPEVENS
- a CDS encoding muropeptide transporter produces the protein MSRVYTSPRVLPLLILGFASGLPLALVSGTLQAWATVENVSLTEIGFLTLVGSAYTLKFLWAPLIDRYAPPFMGRRRGWILVTQLLLAASIAAMGLFSPSVNLTALALLAVWVAFLSATQDIAFDAYCTDVLQAQERAAGAAVKVMGYRIAMIVSGGLALILADRWLGWSNTYFLMGGFMALCALVTLISPDPQEQSRPPRSLSEAVVAPLADFFSRPGAWSILALIVLYKLGDAFAGALSTTFLIRAAGFTLSEVGTINKVFGLAATVVGALMGGAIMARLGLYRALMIFGVLQAVSNLGYWLIAIETSPSMWLMGSVVGLENLCGGLGTAAFVALLMALCNRTYSATQFALLSALSAVGRTYLAGPLTPVLVESLGWPGFFICTVFIAVPGLLMLRCYRGLIQQLDA
- a CDS encoding ATP adenylyltransferase family protein; the protein is MSKEILQRLDQLSQAALASGDLLPVQAQEELMQDQGLTFFVRWVSTLAAKDAASVSIPGGPRDPNFNPFLPPAPALTVADASSTHNIVLNKFAVCDLHLVLADKVFSEQLSPLRDIDFRILADFLTLQGGLGFYNGGGPAGASQRHKHTQWIPQADRNGSLALYQDKLPAQAAAGSVHHHPALAFEHCFVRLVDTSDPVALSDSLLSSYRRACNELRLAPGEDGLLAAHNMLAGQGWLLVVPRSVELVDGISVNALSYAGCIYVRTPEQIDLVRQIGPLGVLARAGYARNE